From the genome of Thermus albus:
CGTGGCGGAGAACCTGGCCCTGCGCACCTACCGGCGCTTGGCCCCCCGGGGTCTACTGGATTACCGGATCATGGAAAAGGAGGCGGAAGCCCTGATTGGGCGCTACGGCATCCGCACCCCTTCCCCCCGCACCCCTGTGCGTTTTCTTTCCGGGGGGAACGTGCAGAAGGTGATCCTGGCCCGGGAGCTTCAGGGCGGTCCCCGCTTGCTTTTGGCCATGCATCCCACCTACGGGGTGGACGTGGGGGCGGCGGAAGAAGTCTATGAACGTATCCTGGACCTGGTGCGGGACGGCTCGGCTGTGCTTTTGGTGAGCGAGGACCTGGACGAGATTCTAAGCCTTTCCCATCGGGTAGCCGCCTTGTACCATGGCCGCTTTGTGGGGCCCATCTCCCGGGAGGAGGCGGACCGGGAGCGCCTGGGCCGGATGATGACGGAGGGGCGGGTATGAGGTGGGAGCTGGATCCTAGCCCTTCGCCCAGGAAGGTTCTTCTCACCTATGCCCTGTTCCTGAGCCTTGCCCTTTTGGGCCTGGGCCTGCTTTTCCTCCTCTACGGGGTACCGCCCCTCAAGGCGTATGCCCTTCTCCTTTCTCCCTTGACGGATACCCTGGGCCTGGCGGAGGTGATGCGGCGCACCATCCCCCTTCTCCTGATCGGGGCGGGCCTGGCCCTGGCCTTTAGGATCGGGTTTTTCAACATTGGGGCAGAGGGCCAGCTCCTCATGGGAGCGGTGGGGGCGGCCTATGTGGCCCTCTTCGTGCCTCCCGGGCTTTGGAGCTTGCCCTTGATGTTCCTGTTCGGGGGGAGTCTGGGGGCCCTATGGGCGGGGCTTGCCGCCTGGCTTCGGGCGCGCTTCGGGGTCAATGAGATCCTCACTACCCTCATGCAAAACTACCTGGTCTACTACCTGGTGGTCTATCTGGTGGCGGGGCCCTGGAAGGGCCAGATGGTTTTTGGCTTTCTCTACACCGACCGCTTCCCCCCTGAAGCCCAGCTTCCCCGGCTAGGGGACACCCTGGTGCACTGGCCTACCCTGGTTCTGGGGATGGTGGCGGCTATGGGGCTTCAGGTTCTTCTCTTTCGCACCCCCCTTGGCTTTGAGTGGCGGGTCCTGGGGGAAAACCCGGAGGCGGCCCGCTACCTGGGCCTTAAGGGGGGAAGGCTGATCCTCCTGGCGGCCCTTCTTTCCGGTTTCCTTGCGGGCCTTGCGGGGGTGGGGGAGGTGGCGGGAATCCATCTAAGGCTTCTGGAGCCAGCCCAGATTTCCTTGGGGTATGGCTTCACCGCCATCCTGGCGGCCTGGCTGGCCAGGGGAAGGCCCCTTGGGGTGCTCCTCACCGCCCCCCTTTTGGGTCTCATCCTGGCGGGGGGAGATGCCTTGAAGCTGGCCCTTTCCATGCCCTTTCGGGTGGTGGACGTGGCGGCGGGGCTGTTGCTCCTGAGCTT
Proteins encoded in this window:
- a CDS encoding ABC transporter permease; amino-acid sequence: MRWELDPSPSPRKVLLTYALFLSLALLGLGLLFLLYGVPPLKAYALLLSPLTDTLGLAEVMRRTIPLLLIGAGLALAFRIGFFNIGAEGQLLMGAVGAAYVALFVPPGLWSLPLMFLFGGSLGALWAGLAAWLRARFGVNEILTTLMQNYLVYYLVVYLVAGPWKGQMVFGFLYTDRFPPEAQLPRLGDTLVHWPTLVLGMVAAMGLQVLLFRTPLGFEWRVLGENPEAARYLGLKGGRLILLAALLSGFLAGLAGVGEVAGIHLRLLEPAQISLGYGFTAILAAWLARGRPLGVLLTAPLLGLILAGGDALKLALSMPFRVVDVAAGLLLLSFIGAEALSRRRPVWRR